In Candidatus Roseilinea sp., one DNA window encodes the following:
- a CDS encoding virion core protein has product MARIIDVIEWPDQGPNDIVKRVPEQGSGDIRLGSQVIVRGAQVAVFYRDGKALDMFTEGRHTLTTMNLPILSSLIGLATNDRTPFPAEVYFVTTKEFVDMKWGTPGEITVPDAVLGMVQLRAFGNYSMQIKDPQRFVNQIVGVQGIYTTSQIQDYLRGILVSEIASVMGATMKTKSLLDLAALQSDLGAAIQAKAADDFEAVGIALKKVYVVSIQPGEETAKAIATRSAMGAVGATYTQYQAGQAMREAAQNQSGGGAGVGAGLGAGIGIGQAMAEAIRQGMQQQAPQQAPQQPAGGGAATAPVTKAQIEQALINLDVRLANGEISEATYNKLRENLEKALQNAAS; this is encoded by the coding sequence ATGGCTCGAATCATTGATGTAATCGAATGGCCGGATCAGGGGCCCAACGACATCGTCAAGCGCGTGCCGGAGCAGGGCAGCGGCGACATCCGCCTCGGCTCGCAGGTGATCGTGCGCGGAGCGCAGGTGGCCGTCTTCTACCGCGACGGCAAGGCGCTGGATATGTTCACCGAGGGGCGTCACACGCTCACCACGATGAACTTGCCGATCCTGAGCAGCCTGATCGGCCTGGCGACGAACGACCGCACGCCTTTCCCGGCCGAGGTGTACTTCGTCACCACGAAGGAATTCGTGGACATGAAGTGGGGCACGCCGGGCGAGATCACCGTGCCGGACGCCGTGCTCGGCATGGTCCAGTTGCGCGCCTTCGGCAACTATTCCATGCAGATCAAAGATCCGCAGCGCTTCGTCAACCAGATCGTCGGTGTGCAGGGTATCTACACCACTTCGCAAATCCAGGATTACCTGCGTGGCATCTTGGTCAGCGAGATCGCCAGCGTGATGGGCGCGACGATGAAGACCAAGTCACTGCTCGACTTGGCGGCGCTCCAGTCCGACCTCGGTGCAGCCATTCAGGCCAAAGCGGCGGACGACTTCGAAGCCGTCGGCATTGCGCTGAAGAAGGTCTATGTCGTTAGCATTCAGCCCGGCGAGGAGACGGCCAAAGCTATTGCCACGCGCAGCGCGATGGGCGCGGTCGGCGCAACGTACACGCAGTATCAGGCCGGCCAGGCGATGCGCGAAGCAGCGCAGAACCAGAGCGGCGGCGGCGCAGGCGTTGGCGCGGGCCTCGGCGCCGGCATCGGCATCGGCCAAGCGATGGCCGAGGCCATCCGGCAGGGCATGCAACAGCAAGCGCCGCAACAGGCGCCACAGCAACCTGCCGGCGGCGGCGCAGCCACAGCGCCGGTGACCAAGGCGCAGATCGAGCAGGCGCTAATCAACCTCGACGTGCGCTTGGCGAACGGCGAGATCAGTGAAGCGACCTACAACAAGCTGCGCGAGAACCTGGAGAAGGCGCTGCAGAACGCGGCGAGCTAG
- the ilvE gene encoding branched chain amino acid aminotransferase — protein MNITIEPLGPNARRPLAEKPVFGKTFTNRMFSQWWTEEKGWHDAKIGPYQPLVLDPATAVFHYAQEIFEGTKAYRRPDGHINLFRPWENVARFNRSADRMAMQKVDPEAHLEAIIELVRLEHEWVPGGDGESLYIRPVMIATDVGLGVYASKSYLHYIIVGPAGAYFSTGFKPVSVFVSDEYVRAVRGGTGAAKTGGNYAASLRESERVKHLGYHQVLWLDAIERKYVEEVGAMNIAFVYGGKHIVTPELSGSILEGVTRDSVLKLAPDLGYTASEARLALSDVLRDIESGEITEVFGMGTAAVIAPVDKMGYRGRDYFVRNAPGPVAAHLFKSLTDIQYGRVPDPYRWTHMIEVDGR, from the coding sequence ATGAATATCACGATTGAGCCGTTGGGGCCGAATGCACGGCGACCGCTTGCCGAGAAACCGGTCTTCGGCAAGACGTTCACCAATCGCATGTTCAGCCAGTGGTGGACCGAGGAGAAAGGCTGGCACGACGCGAAGATCGGCCCGTATCAGCCGCTGGTGCTCGATCCGGCGACGGCGGTGTTCCACTACGCCCAGGAGATCTTCGAAGGCACGAAAGCGTATCGTCGTCCCGACGGCCATATCAACCTATTCCGTCCCTGGGAGAACGTTGCGCGTTTCAACCGCTCCGCCGACCGCATGGCGATGCAGAAGGTGGATCCCGAAGCCCACCTGGAGGCCATCATCGAGCTGGTGCGGCTGGAGCACGAGTGGGTGCCCGGCGGCGATGGCGAATCGCTCTACATCCGCCCGGTCATGATCGCGACAGATGTCGGCCTGGGCGTGTATGCCAGCAAGAGCTATTTGCATTACATCATCGTCGGCCCGGCAGGCGCCTACTTCTCCACCGGCTTCAAGCCGGTTTCGGTCTTCGTGTCGGACGAATACGTTCGCGCGGTGCGCGGCGGCACCGGCGCGGCCAAGACCGGCGGCAACTACGCCGCCAGCCTGCGCGAGAGCGAACGGGTGAAGCATCTGGGCTATCACCAGGTGCTGTGGCTGGACGCGATCGAGCGCAAATACGTCGAGGAAGTGGGCGCCATGAACATCGCGTTCGTCTATGGCGGCAAACACATCGTCACCCCGGAGCTATCGGGCAGCATCCTGGAGGGGGTGACGCGCGATTCGGTGCTGAAGCTCGCGCCGGATCTCGGCTACACAGCGTCGGAAGCGCGCCTGGCGCTCAGCGACGTGCTGCGCGACATCGAATCGGGTGAGATCACCGAGGTATTCGGCATGGGCACGGCAGCAGTGATCGCGCCGGTGGACAAAATGGGCTATCGCGGCAGAGACTATTTCGTGCGCAATGCGCCGGGTCCGGTCGCTGCCCACCTCTTCAAGAGCCTGACCGACATCCAGTATGGTCGTGTCCCCGACCCGTACCGCTGGACGCACATGATCGAAGTGGATGGCAGGTGA
- the coaE gene encoding dephospho-CoA kinase — translation MPRLLIGLTGNIATGKSAVARMLRKLGAVVIDADQIARDVVRPGQPALDEIVRAFGPHVLLPNGELDRPQMARLVFGDLDKLRQLEAITHPAVREVMRREIRAQPDDAVVVIEVIKLFESGWARECDQVWVTHCPPETQVERLVKYRGLSPEEARARVAAQNPQAEKLAQADVVIDTSGSLAETRRQVMAAWQAANC, via the coding sequence ATGCCGCGCCTGCTGATCGGCCTCACCGGCAACATCGCCACGGGCAAGAGTGCAGTGGCCCGCATGCTGCGCAAGCTGGGCGCGGTCGTCATTGACGCTGATCAGATCGCGCGCGATGTAGTGCGCCCTGGCCAGCCGGCGCTGGATGAAATCGTGCGCGCCTTTGGGCCGCATGTGCTGCTCCCCAACGGTGAGCTAGACCGCCCTCAGATGGCGCGCCTCGTATTTGGCGACCTCGACAAGCTCAGACAGCTGGAGGCGATCACGCATCCGGCGGTGCGCGAGGTGATGCGTCGCGAGATTCGCGCACAGCCGGACGACGCCGTCGTCGTCATCGAGGTGATCAAGCTCTTCGAGAGCGGTTGGGCGCGCGAGTGCGATCAAGTGTGGGTGACGCATTGCCCGCCGGAGACGCAAGTGGAGCGGTTGGTGAAGTACCGCGGCCTCTCGCCAGAGGAAGCGCGCGCACGCGTCGCGGCCCAAAACCCGCAGGCCGAGAAGCTCGCCCAGGCGGATGTGGTGATTGACACATCGGGCAGCTTGGCAGAAACCCGCCGGCAGGTGATGGCTGCCTGGCAGGCGGCAAACTGCTAG
- a CDS encoding DNA helicase, which translates to MVSILDGLNPQQRRAVEAPDGPTLILAGPGSGKTRVLTSRVAYLIGVRNIYPYRIMAVTFTNKAAREMRDRLTRMAGADKTGDLTLGTFHSICARLLRREAHHAGLDRDFTIYDGDDQINVVKTALAELNLDEKKYKPSSIHAAISSAKNELITPERYKPDSYFNEIAGRVYVRYNAILRANNALDFDDLLMETVLLLQRSATVREKVQERYLHVLVDEFQDTNIAQYELIKLIAGKHRSLFCVGDVDQGIYAWRGADHRNVLRLRADYPDLNIIALEQNYRSTQTILDAAMAVIKKNPNRMHINLFTQRGYGPKIAVREMFNEEDEAQYVVDTIAELVRLKAAEPGEIAVMYRTNAQSRAIEDAFVRAGMPYRLVGATRFYARKEIKDVLAYLRIVNNPADVVSLQRVINVPPRGIGEKTFAQLEAAARANDLTCLEVITQGELQGRGGRALKEFGALWAQWVRLRNELSVGQLFDHIIQTSGYKDYLKDGTEEGEERWANVMELRNVAAEAGDAPLSEFLSDIALVSDVDNYDEHANAPTLLTLHAAKGLEFKVVFIVGLVEGVLPHSRSMDDPERMAEERRLMYVGITRAKERLYLLRPFRRSQWGDSEVAEPSRFLADLPDEVVDGKPRKNSELMRDAASWSGGKLATPRPASADMQFKPGDRVIHPRFGRGLVLRSTRVRDDEEVEVFFEDAGGKRLSAALSGLKKLAG; encoded by the coding sequence ATGGTTTCGATCCTCGACGGCCTGAACCCGCAGCAGCGCAGAGCGGTCGAAGCGCCGGACGGGCCGACGCTCATCCTGGCCGGGCCGGGCAGCGGCAAGACGCGCGTGTTGACCAGCCGTGTGGCCTATCTCATCGGCGTGCGGAACATCTACCCCTATCGCATCATGGCCGTGACGTTCACCAACAAGGCGGCGCGCGAGATGCGCGACCGGTTGACGCGCATGGCCGGTGCCGACAAGACCGGCGATTTGACGCTCGGCACGTTCCACAGCATCTGCGCGCGATTGCTGCGGCGCGAGGCGCACCATGCCGGCTTGGATCGTGACTTCACCATCTACGACGGCGACGACCAGATCAACGTGGTGAAGACAGCGCTGGCGGAACTCAACCTGGACGAGAAGAAATACAAGCCGTCATCCATTCATGCTGCCATCAGCTCGGCCAAAAACGAGCTGATCACGCCGGAGCGCTACAAGCCCGACTCCTACTTCAACGAGATCGCCGGCCGCGTCTATGTGCGCTACAACGCCATCCTGCGCGCCAACAACGCGCTGGATTTCGACGACCTGCTGATGGAGACGGTGCTGTTGTTACAACGCAGCGCGACGGTGCGCGAGAAGGTGCAGGAGCGCTATCTGCACGTGCTGGTAGATGAATTCCAGGACACCAACATCGCGCAGTACGAGCTGATCAAGCTGATCGCCGGCAAACATCGCAGCCTGTTCTGCGTGGGCGACGTAGATCAGGGCATTTATGCCTGGCGTGGCGCCGACCATCGCAACGTGCTGCGCTTGCGCGCGGACTACCCTGACCTCAACATCATTGCATTGGAGCAGAACTATCGCTCGACGCAGACCATCCTGGACGCGGCGATGGCAGTGATCAAGAAGAACCCGAACCGCATGCACATCAACCTGTTCACGCAGCGAGGCTATGGGCCGAAGATCGCCGTGCGCGAGATGTTCAACGAAGAGGACGAGGCGCAGTATGTGGTGGACACCATCGCCGAGCTGGTGCGGCTCAAGGCGGCTGAGCCCGGTGAGATCGCGGTGATGTATCGCACCAATGCCCAGTCGCGCGCCATCGAAGATGCCTTTGTGCGCGCCGGCATGCCCTATCGCCTGGTGGGCGCGACGCGCTTCTATGCCCGTAAAGAGATCAAGGATGTGCTGGCTTACCTGCGCATCGTGAACAACCCGGCGGACGTGGTGAGCCTGCAGCGCGTGATCAACGTCCCGCCGCGCGGCATCGGCGAAAAGACCTTCGCGCAGTTGGAGGCTGCAGCCCGCGCCAATGACCTGACCTGCCTCGAAGTCATCACCCAGGGAGAGTTGCAAGGCCGGGGGGGACGCGCGCTCAAAGAATTCGGCGCGCTCTGGGCCCAGTGGGTGCGCCTGCGCAACGAGCTGAGCGTCGGCCAATTGTTCGACCACATCATCCAAACCAGTGGCTACAAAGACTACTTAAAGGACGGCACCGAGGAAGGCGAGGAACGCTGGGCGAACGTGATGGAGTTGCGCAACGTGGCTGCCGAGGCCGGCGATGCGCCGCTCAGCGAGTTCCTCAGCGATATCGCGCTGGTGAGCGACGTGGACAACTACGATGAGCACGCCAACGCCCCGACGCTGCTCACGCTACACGCCGCCAAGGGTCTGGAGTTCAAAGTGGTGTTCATCGTCGGGTTGGTGGAGGGTGTGTTGCCCCACAGCCGCAGCATGGACGACCCGGAGCGCATGGCCGAGGAGCGCCGGCTGATGTATGTCGGCATCACGCGGGCCAAAGAGCGCCTGTACTTGTTGCGTCCCTTTCGCCGCTCGCAGTGGGGCGATAGCGAGGTGGCCGAGCCGTCGCGCTTCCTGGCCGACCTGCCCGACGAGGTCGTGGATGGCAAGCCCCGCAAGAACAGTGAACTCATGCGCGATGCAGCGTCGTGGAGCGGCGGCAAGCTGGCTACGCCGCGCCCGGCCAGCGCCGACATGCAATTCAAGCCCGGCGATCGCGTGATACACCCTCGCTTCGGGCGCGGCCTGGTCTTGCGCAGCACGCGCGTGCGCGATGACGAGGAGGTGGAGGTGTTCTTCGAGGACGCCGGCGGCAAGCGGCTTTCGGCAGCGCTGAGCGGGTTGAAGAAACTGGCCGGCTGA
- a CDS encoding GNAT family N-acetyltransferase — MTTVQNAPMAQTPTGKVITSIDALQRERESFDALFKPKTIAVIGATDKEGSVGLAIMQNLKAFRGQVFPVNPKRDEVLGLPAYPNIAAVPKRVDLAVIVTPAPTVPGVIGECVAAGVKAALIISAGFKEVGPQGAELERQILAQAREAHMRIVGPNCLGIMNTSIGLNATFADAMANPGNVAFISQSGALCTAVLDWSFREKVGFSYFISVGSMLDVGWGDLIDYLGDDPNTDSIVMYMETIGDARSFISAAREVALNKPIIIIKAGRTAAAAQAAASHTGSMAGSDDALDAAFRRCGVLRVNTIADLFYMAEVLAKQPRPKGPRLTIVTNAGGPGVLTTDALVQNGGELAPLAPETMEKLNAFLPPAWSHNNPIDVLGDATPERYAKTLEIAAADPNSDGLLVILTPQAMTDATATAELLRPYARLRGKPVLASWMGGDSVEPGERILNEAGIPTFGYPDTAARMFTYMWRYSDNLRALYETPVPGDDRAMRRDEAAAIIAQVRASGRTLLTEYESKRLLAAYGIPTVPTFIAESEDQAVEQAERIGYPVVLKLHSETVTHKTDVGGVHLNLCSAADVRDAYRLIKAAVSARAKAADFLGVTVQPMIKLDGYELILGSTTDLQLGPVLLFGTGGQLVEVFKDRALGLPPLNTTLARRMMEQTKIYTALKGVRGRGPVPLDELEQLMVRFSYLAAEQLWIKEIDLNPLLASEERLIALDARVVLHDPKLTKADLPRTAIKPYPVQYVGSWALRDGTPVTIRPIRPEDEPLLVEFHRTLSEQTVYQRYFHLIPLSERIAHERLTRIAFVSYEREMALVAEVRDAALKPHIIGVGRLIKLRGGEEAEFAILISDEYQHQGLGRELLRRLVEIGRQEGVKRIVAEILPDNVGMIRVSEQVGFTCKYQPDEGVVKAALVLT; from the coding sequence ATGACCACTGTGCAGAACGCGCCGATGGCGCAAACTCCAACCGGAAAAGTCATCACTTCGATTGACGCGTTGCAGCGCGAGCGCGAGTCGTTCGATGCGTTGTTCAAGCCCAAGACGATCGCCGTGATCGGCGCGACCGACAAGGAAGGTAGCGTCGGCCTGGCCATCATGCAGAACTTGAAAGCTTTTCGCGGCCAAGTCTTCCCCGTCAACCCCAAACGCGATGAGGTGCTCGGCCTGCCGGCTTATCCCAACATCGCTGCCGTGCCCAAGCGGGTGGACCTGGCAGTGATCGTCACGCCGGCACCGACGGTGCCCGGCGTCATCGGCGAGTGCGTCGCTGCCGGTGTGAAGGCTGCGCTGATCATCTCGGCCGGCTTCAAGGAGGTCGGCCCGCAGGGTGCCGAGCTGGAGCGGCAGATCCTCGCCCAGGCGCGCGAGGCACACATGCGCATCGTCGGCCCCAACTGCCTGGGCATCATGAACACCAGCATCGGCCTGAACGCGACCTTCGCCGACGCTATGGCCAACCCCGGCAACGTCGCCTTCATCAGCCAGAGCGGGGCGTTGTGCACGGCCGTGCTCGATTGGAGCTTTCGCGAGAAGGTCGGCTTCAGTTACTTCATCTCGGTCGGCTCGATGCTCGATGTGGGGTGGGGCGACCTGATTGACTATCTTGGCGACGACCCCAACACCGACAGCATCGTGATGTACATGGAGACGATCGGCGATGCGCGCTCGTTCATCTCGGCCGCGCGCGAGGTGGCGTTGAACAAGCCGATCATCATCATCAAGGCCGGGCGCACCGCGGCTGCGGCACAAGCGGCTGCGTCGCATACCGGCTCGATGGCCGGCAGCGACGACGCGCTCGACGCCGCCTTTCGACGCTGCGGCGTGTTGCGCGTGAACACCATCGCCGACTTGTTCTACATGGCCGAAGTGCTGGCCAAGCAGCCGCGCCCCAAAGGCCCGCGCTTGACCATCGTGACGAACGCCGGCGGCCCGGGCGTGTTGACGACCGACGCGCTGGTGCAAAACGGCGGCGAGTTGGCCCCGCTCGCGCCGGAGACGATGGAGAAGCTGAACGCCTTCCTGCCGCCGGCCTGGAGCCACAACAACCCGATTGACGTGCTGGGCGACGCTACGCCGGAGCGCTATGCCAAGACGCTGGAGATCGCCGCTGCCGACCCGAACAGCGATGGGCTACTGGTCATCCTTACGCCGCAGGCCATGACCGACGCCACCGCGACGGCGGAGTTGCTGCGCCCGTATGCGCGGCTGCGCGGCAAGCCGGTGCTGGCGAGTTGGATGGGCGGCGATTCGGTCGAGCCGGGCGAGCGCATCTTGAACGAGGCCGGCATCCCGACCTTTGGCTATCCCGACACGGCGGCGCGCATGTTCACCTACATGTGGCGCTATAGCGACAACTTGCGCGCGCTCTACGAGACGCCCGTGCCGGGCGACGACCGGGCGATGCGCCGCGACGAGGCGGCGGCGATCATCGCGCAGGTGCGCGCTTCCGGCCGCACCCTCCTGACCGAGTATGAGTCCAAGCGCCTGTTGGCTGCCTACGGCATCCCTACCGTTCCGACGTTCATCGCCGAGAGTGAGGATCAAGCCGTCGAGCAGGCCGAGCGCATTGGCTATCCGGTCGTGTTGAAGCTGCACTCGGAGACGGTCACGCACAAGACCGATGTGGGCGGTGTGCATTTGAACCTGTGCAGCGCTGCCGACGTGCGCGATGCGTATCGGCTGATCAAGGCCGCTGTGTCGGCGCGGGCGAAGGCGGCGGATTTCCTGGGCGTCACCGTGCAGCCGATGATCAAATTGGACGGCTATGAGCTGATCCTCGGCAGCACAACCGACCTCCAGCTCGGGCCTGTGTTGTTGTTCGGCACCGGCGGCCAGTTGGTCGAAGTGTTCAAGGATCGCGCGCTCGGTTTGCCGCCGCTGAACACCACCTTGGCGCGGCGGATGATGGAGCAGACCAAGATCTACACGGCGCTCAAGGGCGTGCGTGGGCGCGGGCCGGTCCCGCTGGATGAACTGGAACAGTTGATGGTGCGCTTCAGCTACCTGGCGGCGGAGCAACTTTGGATCAAAGAGATTGACCTCAACCCGCTGTTGGCTTCGGAAGAGCGTCTGATTGCGCTAGATGCGCGCGTGGTGTTGCATGATCCGAAGCTGACCAAGGCCGATCTGCCGCGCACGGCGATCAAACCCTATCCGGTGCAATATGTTGGGTCGTGGGCGCTGCGTGACGGAACGCCGGTGACGATCCGGCCGATCCGCCCGGAGGACGAGCCGCTGCTGGTCGAATTCCACCGCACGCTTTCGGAGCAGACCGTCTATCAGCGTTACTTCCACCTGATCCCGCTGAGTGAGCGCATCGCCCATGAGCGGCTGACGCGCATCGCGTTTGTCAGCTATGAGCGTGAGATGGCGCTGGTGGCGGAGGTGCGCGATGCGGCGCTGAAACCGCACATCATCGGCGTGGGTCGCTTGATCAAATTGCGCGGCGGCGAGGAGGCCGAGTTCGCGATCCTGATCAGCGATGAGTATCAGCATCAAGGCCTGGGGCGCGAGTTGCTCCGGCGACTGGTGGAAATCGGCCGACAGGAAGGCGTGAAGCGCATCGTCGCCGAGATCTTGCCGGACAACGTCGGCATGATTCGCGTGAGCGAGCAGGTGGGTTTCACGTGCAAGTATCAGCCCGATGAGGGCGTGGTGAAAGCCGCACTGGTGCTGACGTAG
- a CDS encoding nucleotidyltransferase encodes MHLDRLRRLVSAFLQPNRVRVYLFGSYARGDQRPTSDVDIALEPLDALPTGLVSRLREAIEESDIPYMVEIVDLSEADDCFRARVLSEGILWNAIENDSPSPDEPSTL; translated from the coding sequence GTGCATCTTGATCGGCTGCGCCGCCTGGTGAGCGCGTTTTTGCAGCCTAATCGGGTGCGCGTGTATCTGTTCGGGTCGTATGCACGTGGAGACCAACGACCCACCTCAGATGTGGACATCGCCCTTGAGCCACTCGATGCGCTGCCGACCGGTTTGGTCAGCCGGTTGCGCGAAGCGATCGAGGAAAGCGACATCCCCTATATGGTGGAGATCGTAGACTTAAGCGAGGCGGATGATTGCTTTCGGGCGCGCGTGCTTAGCGAAGGGATTTTATGGAACGCTATCGAGAACGACTCACCGTCGCCAGACGAGCCCTCGACACTCTAG
- a CDS encoding nucleotidyltransferase, with the protein MERYRERLTVARRALDTLDEVVAVTAPSRIVRDAGIQRFEYTLEAVWKAAQGYLREFEGIDVGSPKGVVRACRQSGLLGEADASLALQMIDDRNRTAHTYNESVAQMIFDRLPQYARLMRTWLNAMSSVE; encoded by the coding sequence ATGGAACGCTATCGAGAACGACTCACCGTCGCCAGACGAGCCCTCGACACTCTAGATGAAGTGGTGGCGGTCACTGCGCCGTCTCGGATTGTGCGCGATGCCGGGATTCAGCGCTTCGAATACACGCTTGAGGCTGTTTGGAAAGCAGCTCAAGGATACCTTCGTGAATTCGAGGGGATAGACGTCGGGTCGCCGAAAGGCGTAGTCAGAGCTTGCAGACAGTCTGGGCTGCTGGGCGAGGCAGATGCTTCACTGGCGCTTCAGATGATTGATGATCGGAATCGAACTGCCCACACGTACAACGAATCCGTGGCGCAAATGATCTTCGACCGGCTGCCGCAGTATGCGCGCTTGATGCGCACCTGGCTGAATGCGATGAGTTCCGTCGAGTAG
- a CDS encoding epimerase, whose protein sequence is MRVLVTGGAGFIGSHLVDRLLNEGWHVTVVDNFDPFYDPLIKRRNIAAHTQQPGYELLELDIRDLNALRDIFSERRFEVIVHLAAKAGVRPSIERPLEYQDVNVRGTHNLLELAKEKGVSQFVFASSSSVYGLNPNVPWREDDPVLLPISPYASTKVSGELLGHVYSHLYGIRFIALRLFTVYGPRQRPDLAIHRFARLMLNGEPIPIYGDGSTRRDYTYVGDVVEGIRRAMDYSAASYEVINIGNNQTISLIEMVRGLEEALCIKAKLQYLPLQSGDVPQTWASSDKAERLLGFRPRTPYREGVQVFVNWLVTSPLTHRNA, encoded by the coding sequence ATGCGTGTATTGGTAACCGGCGGAGCCGGTTTTATTGGCAGCCACCTGGTAGATCGCTTGCTTAACGAAGGTTGGCATGTTACGGTAGTGGATAACTTTGATCCCTTTTATGACCCATTGATCAAGCGCCGCAACATCGCAGCACATACTCAGCAGCCGGGATATGAATTATTAGAACTAGATATTCGTGATCTCAACGCTTTGAGGGATATCTTTTCGGAACGTCGGTTTGAAGTGATCGTGCACCTGGCTGCTAAGGCGGGTGTCCGACCGTCAATTGAGCGTCCATTGGAGTATCAGGATGTGAATGTGCGTGGAACGCACAACCTGTTAGAACTGGCGAAGGAGAAAGGGGTATCGCAATTTGTATTTGCTTCGTCGTCGAGTGTGTATGGGCTGAATCCCAACGTGCCGTGGCGAGAAGATGATCCAGTATTGCTGCCGATTAGCCCGTATGCCAGCACCAAGGTGAGCGGTGAACTGCTCGGGCATGTATATAGCCATTTGTACGGCATTCGCTTTATCGCACTTCGGCTCTTCACGGTATATGGCCCACGTCAGCGGCCTGATCTGGCAATTCACAGATTCGCGCGGCTAATGCTGAATGGTGAGCCCATACCCATTTACGGGGACGGTAGCACCCGGCGTGACTATACCTACGTGGGTGATGTGGTTGAAGGAATCAGGCGAGCAATGGATTATTCGGCTGCATCTTATGAGGTTATTAACATTGGCAACAACCAAACAATCAGCCTGATAGAGATGGTCCGAGGACTAGAGGAAGCACTGTGTATTAAGGCCAAGCTCCAGTATCTTCCACTGCAATCGGGCGATGTGCCGCAGACGTGGGCGAGCTCCGATAAGGCTGAGCGATTGTTGGGGTTCAGACCTCGTACCCCCTATCGCGAAGGTGTGCAAGTGTTCGTGAATTGGCTTGTGACTTCTCCGCTTACTCATCGAAATGCCTGA
- the ubiG gene encoding SAM-dependent methyltransferase has translation MSQDLRYLASHFPFGENWAAYTNKVSAIEIAEAEKSLLRLLGGERLDSQHFLDIGSGSGLHSLAALRLGAREVVAIDIDPISAATTRALLERYAPTGVWRVENASVFELNPGAWGTFDVVYSWGVLHHTGDLLNALRSAAAMVSIGGRFVFALYRRTWLDWFWQREKRWYASASSETQRRARAVYAVLLRFRLWATGRSFRRYVDEYRTKRGMDFYHDVHDWMGGWPYESIEPDEVDMLMHKLGFASVAIFAHNGRFLGRSLGVLGSGCSEYVYRRV, from the coding sequence ATGAGCCAAGATTTGAGATATCTTGCTTCGCACTTTCCCTTCGGAGAAAACTGGGCGGCCTATACCAATAAGGTGTCGGCGATAGAGATTGCAGAAGCAGAAAAGAGCCTGCTCCGCCTGCTAGGTGGAGAACGTCTGGACAGCCAGCATTTTTTGGATATCGGCAGCGGCTCAGGGCTACATAGCCTGGCTGCGCTGCGCTTGGGCGCGCGGGAAGTAGTCGCGATTGATATTGATCCTATCAGCGCTGCCACTACCCGGGCTTTGCTTGAGCGATATGCCCCGACAGGGGTATGGCGTGTCGAGAACGCGAGTGTCTTCGAGCTGAACCCTGGCGCTTGGGGGACTTTCGACGTAGTGTACTCGTGGGGAGTTTTGCATCACACTGGGGATTTGCTGAACGCTTTGAGAAGCGCCGCTGCTATGGTGAGCATAGGTGGACGATTCGTTTTCGCCCTGTATCGGCGAACATGGCTGGATTGGTTTTGGCAACGGGAGAAGCGTTGGTATGCCTCCGCCTCATCTGAGACACAACGGCGCGCCCGCGCAGTTTACGCGGTCTTGCTTCGGTTTAGGCTTTGGGCCACTGGTCGAAGCTTTCGCAGATACGTGGACGAGTACCGCACTAAGCGTGGCATGGACTTTTACCACGACGTCCACGACTGGATGGGGGGCTGGCCCTATGAATCCATCGAACCAGATGAGGTGGATATGCTGATGCACAAACTTGGTTTTGCGTCTGTAGCGATTTTTGCGCATAACGGGCGCTTCTTAGGTCGTAGTCTGGGCGTTTTGGGCAGCGGCTGTAGTGAATATGTCTACCGGCGGGTGTAA